One window of the Lysobacter sp. S4-A87 genome contains the following:
- the atpD gene encoding F0F1 ATP synthase subunit beta, giving the protein MSQGKIVQIIGAVVDVEFPRESVPKVYDALKVDNTEITLEVQQQLGDGVVRTIALGSTDGLKRNLVAINTGKGISVPVGSGTLGRIMDVLGRPIDEAGEVAASAHWEIHRAAPSYEDQSSGNDLLETGIKVIDLMCPFAKGGKVGLFGGAGVGKTVNMMELINNIAKAHSGLSVFAGVGERTREGNDFYHEMKDSNVLDKVAMVYGQMNEPPGNRLRVALTGLTMAEYFRDEKDASGKGRDVLLFVDNIYRYTLAGTEVSALLGRMPSAVGYQPTLAEEMGVLQERITSTKTGSITSIQAVYVPADDLTDPSPATTFAHLDATVVLSRNIASLGIYPAVDPLDSTSRQLDPNVIGLEHYEVARKVQSTLQKYKELKDIIAILGMDELSEEDKQAVSRARKIERFFSQPFHVAEVFTGSPGKYVALKDTIRGFKGIVEGEYDHLPEQAFYMVGGIEEAVEKAKKIAG; this is encoded by the coding sequence ATGAGTCAGGGCAAGATCGTTCAGATCATCGGCGCGGTCGTCGACGTCGAGTTCCCGCGCGAGTCCGTGCCGAAGGTGTACGACGCGCTGAAGGTCGACAACACCGAGATCACGCTCGAAGTGCAGCAGCAGCTTGGCGACGGCGTCGTGCGCACCATCGCGCTCGGCTCGACCGATGGCCTCAAGCGCAACCTGGTGGCCATCAACACCGGCAAGGGCATCTCGGTGCCGGTCGGCTCCGGCACCCTGGGCCGCATCATGGACGTGCTCGGTCGCCCGATCGACGAAGCCGGCGAAGTCGCCGCTTCGGCTCACTGGGAAATCCACCGCGCTGCCCCGTCGTACGAGGACCAGTCCTCGGGTAACGACCTGCTCGAAACCGGCATCAAGGTCATCGACCTGATGTGCCCGTTCGCGAAGGGCGGCAAGGTCGGCCTGTTCGGCGGCGCCGGCGTCGGCAAGACCGTCAACATGATGGAACTGATCAACAACATCGCCAAGGCGCACTCGGGTCTGTCCGTGTTCGCCGGCGTGGGTGAGCGTACCCGTGAGGGCAACGACTTCTACCACGAGATGAAGGACTCCAACGTCCTCGACAAGGTTGCGATGGTGTACGGCCAGATGAACGAGCCGCCGGGCAACCGCCTGCGCGTCGCGCTGACCGGCCTGACCATGGCCGAGTACTTCCGCGACGAGAAGGACGCCTCGGGCAAGGGCCGCGACGTGCTGCTGTTCGTCGACAACATCTACCGCTACACCCTGGCCGGTACCGAAGTGTCGGCACTGCTGGGCCGCATGCCGTCGGCCGTGGGTTACCAGCCGACGCTGGCCGAGGAAATGGGCGTCCTGCAGGAGCGCATCACCTCGACCAAGACCGGTTCGATCACCTCGATCCAGGCCGTGTACGTGCCCGCGGACGACCTGACCGACCCGTCGCCGGCGACCACCTTCGCCCACCTCGACGCCACCGTCGTGCTGTCGCGAAACATCGCCTCGCTGGGTATCTACCCGGCAGTCGATCCGCTCGACTCGACCTCGCGCCAGCTCGACCCGAACGTGATCGGCCTGGAGCACTACGAAGTCGCGCGCAAGGTCCAGTCGACCCTGCAGAAGTACAAGGAGCTCAAGGACATCATCGCGATCCTGGGCATGGACGAGCTGTCGGAAGAAGACAAGCAGGCCGTGTCGCGTGCGCGCAAGATCGAGCGCTTCTTCAGCCAGCCGTTCCACGTCGCCGAAGTCTTCACCGGTTCGCCGGGCAAGTACGTCGCGCTGAAGGACACGATCCGCGGCTTCAAGGGCATCGTCGAAGGCGAGTACGACCACCTGCCGGAGCAGGCGTTCTACATGGTCGGCGGCATCGAGGAAGCGGTCGAGAAGGCCAAGAAGATCGCAGGCTGA
- a CDS encoding F0F1 ATP synthase subunit epsilon, which yields MASTIRCDIVSAEQEIFHGEAELVVATGEMGELGIAPKHAPLITRLKPGKVVVTLPGGEHLDFAISGGILEVQPTVVTVLADTAVRAQDIDEAAVRAAKEEAERILSKKDPKMSMEEAQSQLAMSIAQLSALERLRKNMKH from the coding sequence ATGGCATCCACCATTCGTTGCGACATCGTCAGTGCCGAGCAGGAAATCTTCCACGGCGAAGCCGAGCTGGTGGTTGCCACCGGTGAGATGGGCGAGCTGGGCATCGCACCCAAGCATGCGCCGCTGATCACCCGCCTCAAGCCGGGCAAGGTCGTGGTGACCCTGCCGGGCGGCGAGCACCTGGACTTCGCCATCTCCGGCGGCATCCTCGAGGTGCAGCCGACCGTGGTGACCGTGCTGGCCGACACCGCCGTGCGCGCCCAGGACATCGACGAAGCCGCTGTCCGCGCCGCCAAGGAAGAAGCCGAGCGGATCCTGTCGAAGAAGGATCCGAAGATGAGCATGGAAGAAGCCCAGAGCCAGCTGGCCATGAGCATCGCCCAGCTCAGCGCGCTCGAGCGCCTGCGCAAGAACATGAAGCACTGA
- the atpA gene encoding F0F1 ATP synthase subunit alpha, giving the protein MATTQLNPSEISELIKTRIEKVKLTAEARNEGTVTSVADGIVRIYGLADVMQGEMIELPASDQGAETYALALNLERDSVGAVVLGDYEHLREGDVAKTTGRILEVPVGPELLGRVVNALGEPIDGKGPITATLTAPVERVAPGVIWRKSVDQPVQTGYKTVDSMIPIGRGQRELIIGDRQTGKTALAIDAIINQKGTGIKCVYVAIGQKASSVANVVRKLEENGALAHTIVVAATASESAAMQYISAYSGCTMGEYFLDRGEDALIVYDDLSKQAVAYRQISLLLKRPPGREAYPGDVFYLHSRLLERAARVSEEYVEKFTGGKVTGKTGSLTALPIIETQAGDVSAFVPTNVISITDGQIFLETDLFNAGIRPAVNAGISVSRVGGAAQTKIIKKLSGGIRIALAQYRELAAFAQFASDLDEATRKQLEHGQRVTELMKQKQYAPMSIALQALSIYAVNEGYLNDVPVAKLLAFEEGLHAHFVNTQGELVSKINATGSWNDEIEATFKQGIAEFKQTGTW; this is encoded by the coding sequence ATGGCTACCACCCAGCTCAACCCGTCCGAAATCAGTGAACTGATCAAGACCCGCATCGAGAAGGTCAAGCTGACCGCCGAAGCGCGCAACGAAGGCACCGTCACTTCGGTGGCCGACGGCATCGTGCGCATCTACGGTCTGGCCGACGTGATGCAGGGCGAAATGATCGAGCTGCCCGCTTCTGATCAGGGCGCCGAGACCTACGCACTCGCGCTGAACCTGGAGCGCGACTCGGTCGGCGCCGTGGTCCTGGGTGACTACGAGCACCTGCGCGAGGGCGACGTGGCCAAGACCACCGGCCGCATCCTCGAAGTGCCGGTCGGTCCGGAACTGCTCGGCCGCGTCGTCAACGCGCTGGGCGAGCCGATCGACGGCAAGGGCCCGATCACCGCCACGCTGACCGCTCCGGTGGAGCGCGTCGCCCCGGGCGTGATCTGGCGCAAGTCGGTCGACCAGCCGGTCCAGACCGGTTACAAGACCGTCGACTCGATGATCCCGATCGGTCGTGGCCAGCGCGAGCTGATCATCGGCGACCGCCAGACCGGCAAGACCGCCCTGGCGATCGACGCGATCATCAACCAGAAGGGCACCGGCATTAAGTGCGTGTACGTGGCGATCGGCCAGAAGGCCTCGTCCGTCGCCAACGTCGTGCGCAAGCTCGAAGAGAACGGCGCCCTGGCACACACGATCGTCGTTGCCGCCACCGCTTCCGAGTCGGCCGCGATGCAGTACATCAGCGCCTACTCCGGCTGCACCATGGGCGAGTACTTCCTCGACCGCGGCGAAGACGCCCTGATCGTGTACGACGACCTGTCCAAGCAGGCCGTGGCCTACCGCCAGATCTCGCTGCTGCTCAAGCGCCCGCCGGGCCGCGAAGCCTACCCGGGCGACGTGTTCTACCTGCACAGCCGCCTGCTCGAGCGCGCAGCCCGCGTGTCCGAGGAGTACGTCGAGAAGTTCACCGGTGGCAAGGTCACCGGCAAGACCGGCTCGCTGACCGCGCTGCCGATCATCGAGACCCAGGCCGGCGACGTTTCGGCGTTCGTCCCGACCAACGTGATCTCGATCACCGACGGCCAGATCTTCCTCGAGACCGACCTTTTCAACGCCGGCATCCGCCCGGCCGTGAACGCCGGCATCTCGGTGTCGCGCGTCGGTGGTGCGGCCCAGACCAAGATCATCAAGAAGCTGTCGGGCGGTATCCGAATCGCGCTTGCCCAGTACCGTGAGCTGGCTGCGTTCGCGCAGTTCGCCTCCGACCTGGACGAAGCCACCCGCAAGCAGCTCGAGCACGGCCAGCGCGTCACCGAGCTGATGAAGCAGAAGCAGTACGCGCCGATGTCGATCGCGCTGCAGGCGCTGTCGATCTACGCCGTCAACGAGGGTTACCTCAACGACGTGCCGGTCGCCAAGCTGCTGGCGTTCGAAGAGGGCCTGCACGCCCACTTCGTCAACACCCAGGGCGAGCTGGTCAGCAAGATCAACGCGACCGGCAGCTGGAACGACGAGATCGAGGCGACCTTCAAGCAGGGTATCGCCGAGTTCAAGCAGACCGGCACCTGGTAA
- a CDS encoding GtrA family protein produces MRKLLQDSTLVRQGGSYFVIGVGQLLVDWAMFVAFSALGMAVEPANVCGRIAGALLGFWLNGRFTFAGAATAVGRRQFARFLMMWLVTTALSTWGVAHVEHAVGLKWAWLAKPVIDLGLSAVQFVLSRHWVYKR; encoded by the coding sequence ATGCGAAAACTCCTCCAGGACTCCACGCTCGTCCGCCAGGGCGGCAGCTACTTCGTCATCGGCGTGGGGCAGTTGCTGGTCGACTGGGCGATGTTCGTGGCGTTCAGTGCGCTGGGCATGGCCGTGGAGCCGGCAAACGTCTGCGGCCGCATCGCCGGGGCACTGCTCGGGTTCTGGCTCAATGGCCGCTTCACCTTCGCCGGCGCCGCAACGGCGGTCGGTCGCCGCCAGTTCGCGCGCTTCCTGATGATGTGGCTGGTGACCACTGCGCTGAGCACGTGGGGCGTGGCCCATGTCGAACACGCCGTCGGCCTGAAGTGGGCGTGGCTGGCGAAGCCGGTCATCGACCTGGGCTTGTCGGCAGTGCAGTTCGTGCTGTCGCGGCATTGGGTCTACAAGCGCTGA
- a CDS encoding F0F1 ATP synthase subunit delta codes for MTQALTLARPYARAAFALSRESGRTAAWSQALAFAARVAADPQAQALLGHPLLNPVDAVGLLAMDGAEEAFTRFLGLLADNRRLALLAEITGLFEELRADAERVVKAKVTAASELPAAELDAIKAALVKRFGRDVEIETAVDASLIGGAVIDAGEVVIDGSLKGKLARLQSTLAQ; via the coding sequence ATGACCCAGGCACTGACCCTCGCCCGTCCGTACGCCCGTGCCGCCTTCGCGCTGTCGCGCGAAAGCGGTCGCACCGCCGCATGGTCGCAGGCGCTCGCGTTTGCCGCCCGCGTGGCAGCCGATCCGCAGGCGCAGGCGCTGCTCGGCCACCCGCTGCTCAACCCGGTCGACGCCGTCGGCCTGTTGGCGATGGACGGTGCCGAAGAAGCCTTCACCCGCTTCCTCGGCCTGCTCGCCGACAACCGCCGCCTCGCCCTGCTGGCGGAGATCACCGGCCTGTTCGAGGAACTGCGTGCCGATGCCGAGCGCGTGGTCAAGGCCAAGGTCACTGCTGCCAGCGAACTGCCGGCCGCCGAGCTCGACGCCATCAAGGCCGCGCTGGTCAAGCGCTTCGGCCGCGACGTCGAGATCGAGACCGCGGTCGATGCATCGCTGATCGGCGGCGCCGTGATCGACGCCGGCGAAGTGGTCATCGACGGCTCGCTCAAGGGCAAGCTCGCGCGCCTGCAGTCCACGCTCGCGCAATAA
- a CDS encoding FtsX-like permease family protein, which produces MEFRPVLNALMRNKTGLLLIVLQVAITLAIVCNSVFIILQRIEKVNRPSGMQEAGLFTVNSLGFAPDFDLQGSLREDLDALRSIPGVIDATTINSVPLSQGGWSEGISDQPDSVPQEKRIREGSAVYMVDEHGLNTLGVKLVAGRDFNAGDISARTKDDKGTLHSVIITQALADKIFPGGSAVGKTIYSSLPGKNGPVTVVGVVERLQAPWVGWDKVEQTTLVPQYSLGEFDANSARYLIRAEPDRRDEVMKEAERKLGEINTGRIVRGLRSIEEVRGDSYRQDRAMTMVLTTVIFALLAVTGLGIVGMVSFWVTRRIKQIGTRRALGARRFDIRRYFMIENLIVVGIGVAVGLVLTYGFNMWLMKHYELPRLAWYYAPMGALTVLLLGQLAVFGPATRATRVSPAVATRTV; this is translated from the coding sequence ATGGAATTCCGTCCAGTACTCAACGCGCTGATGCGCAACAAGACCGGCCTGCTGCTGATCGTGCTGCAGGTCGCCATCACCCTGGCGATCGTGTGCAACAGCGTCTTCATCATCCTGCAGCGCATCGAGAAGGTGAACCGTCCCAGCGGCATGCAGGAAGCCGGGCTGTTCACCGTCAACAGCCTCGGCTTCGCACCGGACTTCGACCTGCAGGGCAGCCTGCGCGAGGACCTCGATGCACTTCGCTCGATCCCGGGCGTGATCGACGCGACCACGATCAACTCGGTGCCGCTGTCGCAGGGCGGCTGGAGCGAGGGCATCTCCGACCAGCCCGACAGCGTGCCGCAGGAAAAGCGCATCCGTGAGGGTTCGGCTGTCTACATGGTCGACGAACACGGCCTCAACACACTCGGGGTAAAGCTCGTCGCCGGTCGCGACTTCAACGCCGGCGACATCAGTGCCCGCACCAAGGACGACAAGGGCACGCTGCACTCGGTGATCATCACCCAGGCGCTGGCCGACAAGATCTTCCCGGGCGGCTCGGCCGTCGGCAAGACGATCTACAGCAGCCTGCCCGGCAAGAACGGGCCGGTGACGGTGGTCGGCGTGGTCGAGCGCCTGCAGGCGCCGTGGGTGGGCTGGGACAAGGTCGAGCAGACCACCCTGGTGCCGCAGTACAGCCTCGGCGAGTTCGACGCCAACAGCGCCCGCTACCTGATCCGTGCCGAGCCCGACCGTCGCGACGAGGTCATGAAGGAAGCCGAACGCAAGCTCGGCGAGATCAACACCGGCCGCATCGTCCGCGGCCTGCGCTCGATCGAGGAAGTGCGCGGCGACAGCTACCGCCAGGACCGCGCGATGACGATGGTGCTGACCACGGTGATCTTCGCCCTGCTCGCCGTGACCGGCCTGGGCATCGTCGGCATGGTCAGCTTCTGGGTCACCCGGCGCATCAAGCAGATCGGCACGCGCCGCGCTTTGGGCGCCCGCCGCTTCGACATCCGCCGCTATTTCATGATCGAGAACCTGATCGTGGTCGGCATCGGTGTTGCGGTCGGCCTGGTGCTGACCTACGGCTTCAACATGTGGCTGATGAAGCACTACGAGCTGCCGCGCCTGGCCTGGTACTACGCGCCGATGGGCGCGCTGACCGTGCTGCTGCTGGGCCAGCTGGCCGTGTTCGGCCCGGCCACGCGCGCCACCCGGGTCTCGCCGGCCGTGGCCACGCGCACCGTCTAG
- a CDS encoding ATP-binding protein, with protein sequence MRPASHRFSLTGKLALLLFAFALVAVGATWLFDYLLDNLALAVCLSALLCSVLAPWLSARYLARQLSLFRALSGSVASFRDGDFSFSLARNSSDELDDLVAAHNELGNVLRQERQSLFQRELLLDTVVQNTPTALVLTEPGGAIVYGNLAARQLFNDGRKIEGVRFAQLVERTPAPLREALGEGRDRLFTFEYAGQEETYHLARREFHLNGRVHTLFLFKRLTAELNRQEVATWKKVIRVISHELNNSLAPITSLAHSGAELLRREDHSKLGRIFDTIEERARHLHGFLRAYSSVAKLPVPELETIQWTPFLMRLQQHYAFELDGKPPEATVRFDAAQIEQALINVLKNAHESGSAPEQVTLAVRQIGRMVRMEVGDRGPGMSETVLANALVPFYSTKRTGSGLGLALAREIAEAHGGRIALANRDGGGLTVSLTLPVE encoded by the coding sequence ATGCGCCCGGCGTCGCACCGCTTTTCGTTGACCGGCAAGCTTGCCTTGCTGCTGTTCGCCTTCGCGCTGGTCGCGGTGGGCGCGACCTGGCTGTTCGACTACCTGCTCGACAACCTGGCGCTCGCCGTTTGCCTGTCGGCGCTGCTGTGCTCGGTGCTGGCGCCGTGGCTGTCGGCCCGCTACCTGGCACGGCAGCTGAGCCTGTTCCGCGCACTCTCCGGTTCGGTCGCCAGTTTCCGCGATGGCGACTTCAGCTTCAGCCTGGCACGCAACTCGAGCGACGAGCTCGACGACCTGGTCGCGGCGCACAACGAGCTGGGGAATGTCCTGCGCCAGGAACGGCAATCGCTGTTCCAGCGCGAGCTGCTGCTCGACACGGTGGTGCAGAACACGCCCACGGCGCTGGTGCTGACCGAACCGGGCGGTGCGATTGTCTACGGCAACCTGGCCGCGCGGCAGCTGTTCAATGACGGCCGCAAGATCGAGGGCGTGCGTTTCGCCCAGCTGGTCGAACGCACGCCGGCGCCGCTGCGCGAAGCCCTGGGGGAAGGTCGCGATCGCCTCTTCACCTTCGAGTACGCCGGCCAGGAAGAGACCTACCACCTTGCCCGCCGCGAGTTCCATCTCAATGGCCGCGTGCACACGCTGTTCCTGTTCAAGCGCCTGACGGCCGAGCTCAATCGCCAGGAAGTGGCGACCTGGAAGAAGGTCATTCGCGTGATCAGCCACGAGCTCAACAACTCGCTGGCGCCGATCACGTCACTGGCGCATTCCGGCGCCGAGCTGCTGCGACGCGAGGATCACAGCAAGCTGGGTCGCATCTTCGACACCATCGAAGAGCGCGCGCGCCACCTGCACGGTTTCCTGCGCGCGTATTCCAGCGTGGCCAAGCTGCCGGTGCCGGAGCTGGAGACGATCCAGTGGACGCCGTTCCTGATGCGCCTGCAGCAGCACTATGCGTTCGAGCTGGACGGCAAGCCGCCGGAAGCCACGGTGCGGTTCGACGCGGCGCAGATCGAGCAGGCGTTGATCAACGTGCTCAAGAACGCGCACGAATCCGGCTCGGCGCCCGAACAGGTGACGCTGGCCGTGCGCCAGATCGGCCGCATGGTGCGCATGGAAGTGGGCGACCGCGGCCCGGGCATGTCGGAAACGGTGCTGGCGAATGCGCTGGTGCCGTTCTACTCGACCAAGCGCACCGGCAGTGGCCTGGGGCTGGCGCTCGCGCGCGAGATCGCCGAAGCGCATGGCGGACGGATCGCGCTGGCCAATCGCGATGGCGGCGGGCTGACGGTGAGCCTGACGCTTCCGGTGGAGTGA
- the glmU gene encoding bifunctional UDP-N-acetylglucosamine diphosphorylase/glucosamine-1-phosphate N-acetyltransferase GlmU codes for MSQLHVVILAAGEGKRMKSATAKVLQKIAGRPMLAHVIDTARRLGADGIHVVYGHGGEQVRAAFADQTDLHWTEQEQRLGTGHALQQAMPAVPQDARVLVLYGDVPLIAHDTLQHLLAAPGRIAVLVADLDDPTGYGRIVRDPQGRVGRIVEHKDADDELRAIRTVNTGILVADGEALRGWLQHLRNDNAQGEYYLTDVFASAAAEFNAAEMVHVQDPLEVEGANDPWQLAQLERAFQRRAARALCVQGARLIDPARFDQRGEVVVGRDVEIDVDVVLEGRVELGDGVRIGPFCRLKDVRLGPGTEVRAHCDLDGVVVEGAAQIGPYSRLRPGTVLADGVHIGNFVETKNARIGVTSKANHLSYIGDAVIGSGVNVGAGTITCNYDGVNKSTTIIEDGAFIGSNSSLVAPVTIGKDATIAAGSVITKNAPDGQLTVARARQMTVEGWQRPKKQPKH; via the coding sequence ATGAGCCAGTTGCACGTAGTCATCCTCGCCGCGGGCGAGGGCAAGCGGATGAAGTCCGCCACGGCCAAGGTGCTGCAGAAGATCGCCGGACGGCCGATGCTCGCCCATGTCATCGACACCGCCCGGCGCCTGGGCGCCGACGGCATCCATGTCGTGTACGGCCACGGCGGCGAGCAGGTACGTGCCGCCTTCGCCGACCAGACCGATCTGCACTGGACCGAACAGGAACAACGCCTCGGCACCGGCCATGCGCTGCAGCAGGCGATGCCCGCCGTGCCGCAGGACGCGCGCGTGCTCGTGCTGTACGGCGATGTGCCGCTGATCGCCCACGACACCCTGCAGCACCTGCTGGCCGCACCGGGCCGGATCGCGGTGCTGGTGGCCGACCTCGATGATCCCACCGGCTACGGCCGCATCGTGCGCGACCCGCAGGGACGCGTCGGTCGCATCGTCGAGCACAAGGACGCCGACGACGAGCTGCGCGCGATCCGCACCGTCAACACCGGCATCCTCGTCGCCGACGGCGAGGCGCTGCGTGGTTGGCTGCAGCACCTGCGCAACGACAACGCCCAGGGCGAGTACTACCTCACCGACGTGTTCGCGTCGGCGGCGGCCGAGTTCAATGCCGCCGAGATGGTGCATGTGCAGGACCCGCTCGAAGTCGAGGGCGCCAACGACCCGTGGCAGCTGGCCCAGCTCGAGCGCGCGTTCCAGCGTCGCGCAGCGCGTGCACTGTGCGTGCAGGGCGCGCGCCTGATCGACCCGGCCCGGTTCGACCAGCGTGGCGAGGTGGTGGTTGGACGTGACGTCGAGATCGATGTCGACGTGGTGCTCGAAGGCCGCGTCGAGCTGGGCGACGGCGTGCGCATCGGCCCGTTCTGCCGCCTCAAGGACGTGCGCCTGGGGCCGGGCACCGAAGTGCGCGCGCATTGCGACCTCGACGGCGTGGTCGTGGAGGGCGCGGCGCAGATCGGGCCGTACTCGCGCCTGCGTCCGGGCACCGTGCTTGCCGACGGTGTGCACATCGGCAACTTCGTCGAGACCAAGAACGCGCGCATCGGTGTGACCAGCAAGGCCAACCACCTCAGCTACATCGGCGATGCCGTAATCGGCAGCGGCGTCAACGTCGGTGCCGGCACGATCACCTGCAACTACGACGGCGTGAACAAGTCGACGACGATCATCGAGGACGGCGCCTTCATCGGCTCGAACTCCTCGCTGGTGGCGCCGGTGACGATCGGCAAGGACGCGACGATTGCCGCCGGGTCGGTCATCACGAAGAACGCGCCGGACGGTCAGCTGACCGTGGCGCGTGCGCGGCAGATGACGGTAGAAGGCTGGCAGCGGCCGAAGAAGCAGCCCAAGCATTAA
- the atpG gene encoding F0F1 ATP synthase subunit gamma translates to MAGGREIKTKIKSVQNTRKVTRALEMVSASKIRKAQDRMKVSRPYARVMKQVIGHLAQANSDYQHPYLVERQEVKRVGYIIVSSDRGLAGGLNNNLFRKLLGEFRKWQEQGVEIDVVTIGQKASVFFRRINVNMVGSVTHLGDQPKLEQLVGVIKVMLDGYSSGAVDRVFICYNDFVNTMTQRAAFDQLLPLPESDTKVAHHDWDYIYEPDAASVLEHVLTRYVESLVYQAVLENVASEHAARMVAMKAASDNATKLIGTLNLVYNKARQAAITQEISEIVSGAAAV, encoded by the coding sequence ATGGCAGGCGGCCGCGAAATCAAAACCAAGATCAAGAGCGTGCAGAACACCCGCAAGGTGACGCGCGCGCTCGAAATGGTCTCGGCATCCAAGATCCGCAAGGCGCAGGACCGGATGAAGGTCTCGCGTCCGTATGCGCGCGTGATGAAGCAGGTGATCGGTCACCTGGCCCAGGCCAACTCCGACTACCAGCATCCCTACCTGGTCGAGCGCCAGGAAGTGAAGCGCGTCGGCTACATCATCGTGTCCTCGGACCGTGGCCTGGCCGGCGGCCTCAACAACAACCTGTTCCGCAAGCTGCTGGGCGAGTTCCGCAAGTGGCAGGAGCAGGGCGTCGAGATCGACGTGGTCACCATCGGCCAGAAGGCCTCGGTGTTTTTCCGTCGCATCAACGTCAACATGGTCGGCTCGGTCACCCACCTGGGCGACCAGCCCAAGCTCGAGCAGCTGGTCGGCGTGATCAAGGTCATGCTGGACGGCTACAGCAGCGGCGCCGTCGACCGCGTCTTCATCTGCTACAACGACTTCGTCAACACGATGACCCAGCGCGCGGCGTTCGACCAGCTGCTGCCGCTGCCCGAGTCGGACACGAAGGTCGCGCACCACGACTGGGACTACATCTACGAGCCCGACGCGGCCAGCGTGCTCGAGCACGTGCTGACCCGCTACGTCGAGTCGCTGGTGTACCAGGCGGTGCTGGAGAACGTCGCTTCCGAGCATGCCGCGCGCATGGTCGCGATGAAGGCCGCCTCCGACAACGCCACCAAGCTGATCGGCACGCTCAACCTGGTCTACAACAAGGCCCGCCAGGCTGCGATCACCCAGGAAATCTCGGAAATCGTCAGCGGCGCCGCCGCGGTCTGA
- a CDS encoding sigma-54 dependent transcriptional regulator — protein sequence MRTILVIDDNHAVHVALDVLFSLADLRVLSAESPDEGLEMLERENIDLVIQDMNFTADTTSGEEGIALFRTIRDRFPDLPIILLTAWTRLESAVALVKAGAADYLGKPWDDHKLMTAVTNLLELGEANRALAERRADERRRRKELERDYDLRGVVFDDPASERLISLACHVARANVPVLISGPNGAGKERIAEIIQANSSVRSGPFVTLNCGALPSELIEAELFGAEAGAYTGANKSREGKFEAADGGTLLLDEIGNLPPAGQMKLLRVLETGRFQRLGSNRERQVDVRVIAATNADLPAMIRAGTFREDLYYRLNVIELRVPPLSERRGDILPLAEHFLEGRRQLDDSARSALLRHAWPGNVREMKNAIQRALLLGQSDRIMPDELGLPDSPPQPRPHGDDEISRDAIETAMRRAGGVLSQAAAELGLSRQALYRRLEKLGIPR from the coding sequence ATGCGCACCATCCTGGTCATCGACGACAACCATGCCGTGCACGTCGCGCTCGACGTGCTGTTCTCGCTCGCCGACCTGCGCGTACTGAGCGCGGAGTCACCGGACGAAGGCCTGGAGATGCTCGAGCGCGAGAACATCGACCTGGTCATCCAGGACATGAACTTCACCGCCGACACCACCTCCGGCGAGGAAGGCATCGCGCTGTTCCGCACCATCCGCGACCGCTTCCCGGATCTGCCGATCATCCTGCTGACCGCGTGGACGCGACTGGAATCTGCGGTCGCACTGGTCAAGGCCGGCGCCGCCGACTACCTCGGCAAGCCGTGGGACGACCACAAGCTGATGACCGCGGTGACCAACCTGCTCGAACTGGGCGAGGCCAACCGCGCACTGGCCGAGCGCCGCGCCGACGAGCGTCGCCGCCGCAAGGAACTCGAACGCGATTACGACCTGCGCGGCGTGGTCTTCGACGATCCCGCCAGCGAACGCCTGATCAGCCTGGCCTGCCATGTCGCCCGCGCCAATGTGCCGGTGCTGATCAGCGGCCCCAATGGCGCCGGCAAGGAGCGCATCGCCGAAATCATCCAGGCCAATTCCTCGGTGCGCAGCGGGCCGTTCGTGACGCTCAACTGCGGCGCGTTGCCGTCGGAGCTGATCGAGGCCGAGCTGTTCGGCGCCGAGGCCGGTGCCTACACCGGCGCCAACAAGTCGCGCGAGGGCAAGTTCGAAGCGGCCGATGGCGGCACGCTGCTGCTCGACGAGATCGGCAACCTGCCGCCGGCCGGGCAGATGAAACTGCTTCGCGTGCTGGAGACCGGCCGCTTCCAGCGCCTGGGCTCCAATCGCGAGCGCCAGGTCGATGTCCGCGTCATCGCCGCAACCAACGCCGACCTGCCGGCGATGATCCGTGCGGGAACCTTTCGCGAGGATCTCTACTACCGGCTCAACGTCATCGAGCTGCGCGTGCCGCCGCTGTCGGAGCGGCGTGGCGACATCCTGCCGCTGGCCGAACACTTCCTCGAAGGCCGGCGCCAGCTCGACGACAGCGCGCGCTCGGCGTTGTTGCGCCATGCCTGGCCGGGCAACGTGCGCGAGATGAAGAACGCGATCCAGCGCGCCCTGCTGCTCGGCCAGTCCGATCGCATCATGCCGGACGAACTCGGCCTGCCGGACTCGCCGCCGCAACCGCGGCCGCACGGCGATGACGAGATCAGTCGCGACGCCATCGAAACGGCCATGCGGCGCGCCGGCGGCGTGTTGAGCCAGGCCGCCGCCGAACTGGGACTCAGCCGTCAGGCGCTGTATCGGCGCCTGGAGAAGCTGGGCATTCCGCGCTGA